A section of the Rattus norvegicus strain BN/NHsdMcwi chromosome 15, GRCr8, whole genome shotgun sequence genome encodes:
- the Phyhip gene encoding phytanoyl-CoA hydroxylase-interacting protein, translated as MELLSTPHSIEINNITCDSFRISWAMEDSDLERVTHYFIDLNKKENKNSNKFKHRDVPTKLVAKAVPLPMTVRGHWFLSPRTEYSVAVQTAVKQSDGEYLVSGWSETVEFCTGDYAKEHLAQLQEKAEQIAGRMLRFSVFYRNHHKEYFQHARTHCGNVLQPYLKDNSGSHGSPTSGMLHGVFFSCNTEFNTGQPPQDSPYGRWRFQIPAQRLFNPSTNLYFADFYCMYTAYHYAILVLAPKGSLGDRFCRDRLPLLDIACNKFLTCSVEDGELIFRHAQDLILEIIYTEPVDLSLGTLGEISGHQLMSLSTADAKKDPSCKTCNISVGR; from the exons ATGGAGCTGCTGTCTACCCCCCACAGCATCGAGATCAACAATATCACCTGTGACTCCTTCCGTATCTCCTGGGCCATGGAAGACAGTGACCTGGAGAGGGTCACCCATTATTTCATTGACCTGAACAAGAAGGAAAATAAGAATTCCAACAAGTTCAAGCACCGG gatgTCCCCACCAAGCTCGTGGCCAAGGCTGTGCCTTTGCCCATGACAGTGAGAGGCCACTGGTTCCTGAGTCCCCGGACAGAGTACAGTGTGGCAGTGCAGACAGCAGTGAAGCAGAGTGATGGAGAGTACCTGGTGTCTGGCTGGAGCGAGACTGTGGAGTTCTGCACTGGGG ACTATGCCAAGGAGCACCTTGCCCAGCTGCAGGAGAAGGCTGAGCAGATCGCTGGCCGCATGCTCCGCTTCTCTGTGTTCTACCGCAACCATCACAAGGAGTACTTCCAGCATGCCAG GACCCACTGTGGGAATGTACTACAGCCTTACCTGAAGGACAACAGTGGGAGCCACGGCTCCCCTACCAGTGGCATGCTGCATGGCGTCTTCTTCAGCTGCAACACGGAGTTCAACACAGGCCAGCCGCCCCAGGACTCCCCTTATGGCCGCTGGCGCTTCCAGATCCCTGCCCAGCGCCTCTTCAACCCCAGCACCAACCTCTACTTTGCGGACTTCTACTGTATGTACACAGCCTACCACTATGCCATCCTGGTGCTGGCACCCAAAGGCTCCCTGGGGGACCGCTTCTGTCGTGACCGTCTGCCCCTCCTGGACATTGCCTGCAACAAGTTCCTGACCTGCAGTGTGGAGGATGGAGAGCTGATCTTCCGCCATGCTCAGGACCTCATCCTGGAGATCATCTACACTGAGCCTGTCGACCTGTCCCTGGGCACCCTGGGAGAAATCAGTGGGCACCAGCTCATGAGCCTGTccactgctgatgccaagaaagaTCCCAGCTGCAAGACCTGCAATATCAGTGTGGGCCGCTAG